One window of the Rhodothermales bacterium genome contains the following:
- a CDS encoding hydroxymethylglutaryl-CoA lyase, whose product MRHETRHVSLCEVGPRDGFQFESKPIPTERKVEWIRRLAAAGLPRVQVTSFVHPGRVPQMADADEVVAGVAGLPAVATGLALNLKGVERAAASGLHYVDLSIATNERHGRDNANMSVEEGVEQAFVMVRRAWELGLEVQMGFQTVWGYGQPGDTPMEQVVDLARRFAALAGPDGRRLESMSLADSTGMANPASIRRVVEAVQAAVREGVPDENAVPLVLHLHDTRGLGVANVIAALDAGVRRFDTSLGGLGGCPFIPGATGNVATEDVAYALRELGWVTGVDIGAVSEVTREVAAFLGRPLSGRVYGLDVARQE is encoded by the coding sequence ATGCGACACGAAACGCGTCACGTCAGCCTCTGCGAGGTCGGACCCCGCGACGGCTTCCAATTCGAATCGAAACCCATTCCGACCGAGCGGAAGGTGGAATGGATACGCCGCCTGGCGGCGGCGGGCCTGCCGCGCGTGCAGGTGACGTCGTTCGTGCACCCCGGGCGGGTCCCCCAGATGGCCGATGCGGATGAGGTGGTCGCCGGTGTGGCCGGGCTTCCGGCCGTGGCTACCGGGTTGGCGCTGAACCTGAAGGGCGTGGAGCGTGCCGCAGCGTCGGGGCTGCATTACGTGGATTTGAGCATTGCCACGAACGAGCGGCACGGCCGGGACAACGCCAACATGTCGGTGGAGGAGGGCGTGGAGCAGGCCTTCGTCATGGTCCGCCGCGCCTGGGAGCTCGGATTGGAGGTCCAGATGGGGTTCCAGACGGTCTGGGGCTACGGGCAACCGGGCGACACCCCTATGGAACAGGTGGTGGACTTGGCGCGGCGCTTCGCGGCGCTTGCCGGCCCGGACGGTCGGCGCCTGGAGTCGATGTCGCTGGCCGACTCGACGGGCATGGCCAATCCGGCGTCCATCCGGCGTGTGGTGGAGGCTGTTCAGGCGGCGGTCCGCGAAGGGGTCCCGGACGAGAACGCCGTCCCGCTGGTGCTCCACCTGCACGATACGCGGGGGCTGGGAGTGGCCAACGTGATTGCCGCGCTCGACGCAGGCGTCCGGCGGTTCGATACGTCGCTCGGGGGACTCGGCGGTTGTCCCTTCATCCCCGGTGCCACGGGCAATGTGGCGACCGAGGACGTGGCCTATGCCCTGCGCGAATTGGGGTGGGTGACGGGTGTGGACATCGGCGCGGTATCCGAGGTGACGCGCGAGGTGGCCGCGTTCCTGGGGCGTCCGCTCAGCGGCCGGGTGTACGGTTTGGACGTCGCGCGTCAGGAATAG